From a single Candoia aspera isolate rCanAsp1 chromosome 2, rCanAsp1.hap2, whole genome shotgun sequence genomic region:
- the LOC134490039 gene encoding LOW QUALITY PROTEIN: uncharacterized protein LOC134490039 (The sequence of the model RefSeq protein was modified relative to this genomic sequence to represent the inferred CDS: substituted 2 bases at 2 genomic stop codons), producing MALNHARQAILQGLKTEVLKTVNFHWVHQILQEPKESPTDFLNRLKDSFRRCTDLDPGNEVILKMTFIGQSAPDIRRKLQKLEAPTAESLEKLIQLAFIAYALQDEEEEKKEEKKMCSPLGRDQCALCKQVGHWCNECPRNRGRQSPPPXPWKGGPSRQMFPGEVEEMPNSFXCSSRGGPLLSSPEPLVELEIGGKLCKFLVDTGANFNVLCDAPSQAYSGRQVPVTRISGEDWQAVVTTPLPVEGPGIPPRMDHPFLILPECPMNLLGRDLLTKLQATVSFSPKGPVLTFAPDWSYVLFLAKLLPGALPVAIRQYPILQNSRKGIQPLISLFQQTGLLVACESPWSTPIFPVPKPDGTWRFVQDLREVNARVVPLHPVVANPYTILTTLTRSQVWYMVIDLKDAFFCIPLAQESQPLFAFEWQEPYTHQTTQLTWTQLPQGYRNSPTVFAAALSRDLAEFLAAPASLLQYVDDLLLAAEMRESRPFSLYVTERRGYALGVLIQHLGAERLPVAYLSQTLDPVTLGWPACLRAVAATAILIQEAQKIALGVPMRVYSPHSVATLLEQKLPAWATVARVSKYTSLILEQENISLCRTNQLNPATLLPVPEASGQLHNCLQALETVVGIRPDLVAEPLERVDGCLWTDGSSFVENGVRHTGFTIVTEDGLLYGEKLPTHFSTQAAELLALIKACKLSEGLQVTIFVDSRFAFLAAHMHCTLWKARGFCGPDGKPLKFRILLEEVMSAIRRPKELTIVHCCSHQTGDSWVSKGNRAADFFTRQMAREGTTQESQRILSLLPSFPHEDLPPLYDRRDVLEKGGRWEKGWWVVRHRIQLPKHLLWHVVRRGHLSTHWGPKSLARWLQQQYCNQGLRAIACRISAGCTLCQENNPRGSSPIPSGHLRTATYPGEAWQVDFTELPRYGRNKN from the exons ATGGCCCTTAATCATGCTAGACAGGCCATCCTCCAGGGCCTTAAAACAGAAGTCCTCAAGACGGTGAATTTCCATTGGGTTCACCAGATATTACAGGAGCCAAAGGAATCTCCCACTGATTTCCTTAATCGCCTGAAGGATAGTTTTCGCCGGTGCACTGATCTAGACCCTGGCAATGAGGTTATCTTAAAAATGACCTTCATAGGGCAGTCAGCCCCAGACATAAGAAGAAAATTGCAGAAGTTGGAGGCCCCCACCGCAGAGAGCCTAGAGAAACTGATTCAGTTGGCCTTCATTGCATATGCGCtccaagatgaggaagaagagaagaaggaggagaagaaaatgtGCT CACCCCTCGGGAGGGACCAGTGTGCCCTCTGTAAGCAAGTGGGGCATTGGTGTAATGAATGCCCCCGGAATCGGGGCCGCCAGAGCCCACCCCCATGACCCTGGAAGGGAGGGCCATCTCGTCAGATGTTTCCGGGGGAGGTAGAGGAAATGCCCAATTCCTTCTGATGTTCCTCCAGGGGTGGccctcttctctcctcccctgAGCCCCTGGTGGAGCTGGAAATTGGGGGAAAGTTATGTAAATTCCTTGTTGATACGGGGGCAAATTTCAATGTCCTCTGTGACGCTCCTTCCCAAGCATATTCAGGACGTCAGGTTCCCGTGACCAGGATATCGGGAGAAGATTGGCAAGCCGTTGTGACCACCCCCTTGCCGGTGGAGGGCCCCGGAATTCCGCCCCGAATGGATCATCCCTTCCTAATACTGCCTGAGTGCCCCATGAACCTCTTGGGCCGGGACCTACTCACTAAATTACAAGCAACTGTCTCCTTTTCCCCTAAAGGGCCCGTTTTGACATTTGCTCCTGATTGGTCTTATGTGCTCTTCCTG GCTAAACTGTTGCCTGGGGCACTGCCTGTTGCCATCCGGCAGTATCCCATTTTGCAAAACTCTAGGAAAGGGATTCAGCCGCTCATTTCCTTGTTTCAACAAACTGGATTGCTGGTAGCGTGTGAGTCACCATGGTCCACCCCTATTTTTCCAGTTCCTAAACCTGATGGAACCTGGAGGTTTGTCCAGGACCTGAGGGAGGTAAACGCCCGAGTGGTTCCCCTCCACCCTGTGGTTGCCAACCCATATACCATTTTGACCACCCTAACCAGGTCACAAGTCTGGTATATGGTGATAGATTTAAAGGATGCATTCTTTTGCATCCCCCTAGCCCAGGAGAGCCAGCCTTTGTTTGCCTTTGAATGGCAGGAGCCCTACACCCATCAGACCACTCAGTTGACCTGGACCCAGTTACCCCAGGGATATAGGAATAGCCCCACTGTATTCGCAGCGGCCTTAAGCCGAGATCTTGCAGAGTTCTTGGCTGCCCCAGCCTCCCTcctccagtatgtagatgacctGCTACTAGCAGCTGAGATGAGAGAG AGCCGACCCTTTTCTCTCTATGTTACCGAGCGACGAGGGTATGCCCTGGGGGTGTTGATCCAACACCTGGGGGCAGAGCGGTTGCCCGTGGCCTATTTGTCACAGACTCTGGATCCGGTGACCCTTGGTTGGCCCGCTTGCTTAAGGGCTGTGGCGGCCACGGCTATTTTGATCCAGGAGGCCCAGAAGATAGCTCTAGGAGTGCCTATGAGGGTGTACAGCCCCCACTCAGTAGCCACCCTGTTGGAACAGAAGTTACCTGCCTGGGCTACTGTGGCCCGGGTATCCAAATACACGAGCTTGATCCTAGAGCAGGAGAACATTTCCCTGTGCCGCACCAATCAACTCAACCCCGCCACTTTGCTGCCTGTACCCGAAGCGTCAGGCCAGCTGCACAATTGTCTCCAGGCCCTTGAGACAGTGGTGGGCATCCGCCCAGATCTAGTTGCAGAACCCCTCGAACGGGTAGATGGGTGTCTATGGACAGATGGGTCATCGTTTGTGGAAAACGGAGTTCGTCACACGGGCTTCACCATCGTTACTGAAGATGGCCTGCTGTATGGGGAAAAACTGCCAACCCATTTCTCCACCCAAGCAGCCGAGCTGTTGGCGCTCATCAAGGCGTGCAAGCTATCTGAGGGATTGCAAGTGACCATTTTTGTCGATAGCCGCTTTGCCTTCCTAGCGGCCCATATGCATTGTACTTTGTGGAAGGCCCGGGGTTTCTGCGGGCCTGATGGGAAGCCATTGAAATTCAGGATTCTACTGGAGGAAGTTATGAGTGCGATACGAAGACCAAAAGAACTGACCATTGTCCATTGTTGCAGCCATCAGACAGGGGACTCTTGGGTCTCAAAAGGCAACCGGGCAGCTGACTTTTTCACAAGGCAGATGGCCCGCGAAGGAACTACCCAAGAATCCCAGCGGATCCTGtcacttctcccttccttcccacacgAGGACCTCCCGCCTCTTTATGATCGGCGTGATGTTTTAGAAAAGGGAGGCCGATGGGAGAAAGGGTGGTGGGTCGTCCGCCACCGGATCCAACTACCTAAACATCTCCTGTGGCATGTCGTGAGGCGTGGACATTTGTCCACACATTGGGGGCCAAAATCGCTGGCCCGATGGCTCCAGCAACAATACTGTAATCAAGGGTTGAGGGCCATCGCCTGCCGAATCTCAGCTGGGTGTACACTATGCCAGGAGAATAACCCCCGAGGTTCCTCCCCCATACCGTCAGGACACCTGCGGACTGCCACCTACCCAGGGGAAGCATGGCAAGTCGACTTCACTGAACTGCCGCGATATGGCAGGAACAAAAATTAG